In a single window of the Thermoanaerobaculia bacterium genome:
- a CDS encoding Gfo/Idh/MocA family oxidoreductase yields the protein MPRSRDKEGKKVRYAVVGLGYIAQAAVLPAFEHAANSELAALVSDDPEKLKKLGRKYSVEHRRSYADYDALLASGEIDAVYIALPNSMHREYAVRAAQAGVHVLCEKPMAVTEGECRDMIRAAAQANVRLMVAYRLHFDAANLAAVNAVESGTIGEPRIFDSVFTMQVRDEGNIRLKRGMGGGTLYDIGIYCINAARYLFRSEPEEVAAFSGSSDDPRFSEVDEMTSAMLRFPGARLAGFSCSFGAADSGAYDLVGTEGRLRLDPAYEYAAQMTLTTAARGKTSRRTFAKRDQFGPELVYFSDCVRGERDPEPDGREGLADVRVIRALYESARTKKPMRLDAFEKDTRPEPDQEIRRKGIREPKFVHAEPPGGG from the coding sequence ATGCCGCGGTCGCGGGATAAGGAAGGAAAGAAGGTGCGATACGCGGTCGTCGGGCTCGGCTACATCGCCCAGGCGGCGGTGCTCCCGGCCTTCGAGCACGCCGCCAACTCCGAGCTCGCGGCGCTCGTGTCCGACGACCCCGAGAAGCTGAAGAAGCTCGGGCGAAAGTACTCCGTCGAGCACCGGCGTTCATACGCCGACTACGACGCGCTGCTGGCGAGCGGAGAGATCGACGCCGTCTACATCGCGCTGCCGAACAGCATGCATCGGGAGTACGCCGTGCGCGCGGCGCAGGCCGGCGTGCACGTCCTGTGCGAGAAGCCGATGGCGGTCACCGAAGGGGAGTGCCGGGACATGATCCGCGCGGCGGCCCAGGCCAACGTGCGGCTGATGGTCGCGTATCGCCTCCATTTCGACGCCGCGAATCTCGCGGCCGTCAATGCCGTCGAGTCGGGAACGATCGGCGAGCCGCGGATCTTCGATTCGGTGTTCACGATGCAGGTCCGCGACGAGGGCAACATTCGGTTGAAGCGGGGCATGGGAGGGGGGACGCTGTACGACATCGGGATCTACTGCATCAACGCCGCGCGATACCTTTTCCGGTCCGAGCCCGAAGAGGTCGCGGCGTTCTCGGGGTCGAGCGACGATCCGCGCTTCTCCGAAGTGGACGAGATGACGAGCGCGATGCTCCGTTTTCCCGGCGCCCGCCTGGCGGGGTTCTCCTGCAGCTTCGGCGCGGCGGACTCCGGCGCGTATGACCTCGTCGGGACCGAGGGGCGCCTGCGCCTCGATCCGGCCTACGAGTACGCGGCACAAATGACGCTCACCACGGCCGCGAGAGGAAAAACTTCCCGCCGGACGTTCGCCAAACGCGACCAGTTCGGCCCGGAGCTCGTCTACTTCTCCGACTGCGTGCGCGGAGAGCGCGATCCGGAGCCGGACGGCCGGGAAGGGCTCGCCGACGTCCGGGTGATCCGCGCCCTCTACGAGTCGGCGAGGACGAAGAAGCCCATGCGGCTCGACGCGTTCGAGAAGGACACGCGACCCGAGCCGGACCAGGAGATCCGCCGGAAGGGAATCCGGGAGCCGAAGTTCGTGCACGCGGAACCGCCAGGGGGCGGATAG